The DNA window TGTACGCCGTCGCGGGCGCCGAGCGGGCGCTCGAGGCGATCGAAGGGATCCGGGCCGAGCACAACCCCGATCTCAAGGCGATCGGCGTGCTGGTGAACCGGCTCCGGGTGCGCTCGCACGAGCACCAGTTCCGCATCGCCGAACTGCGGGAGTCGTTCGGGCACCTGGTGATGCCGACCGCGATCCCCGACCGGCTCGCGGTGCAGCAGGCGCAGGGCGCGTGCAGCCCGATCCACGAGTGGGCGTCGCCGGGGGCGCAGGAGATCGCGCTGACGTTCAACATGGTGCTGGCGAAGATCCTGCGGTCCAACCGGGCCGGCCGCCATCGCGTGCACGGGGAGGGCGAGGCCGAGCCGGAAAGCACGGCCGAGTCGACCGGGCCCATCCAGCGCATCCCCGTTCCCGGCGACTGAGCCGATGCCCGAGGGCGACACGGTCTTCCTCACCGGGAAGCGACTCGACAAGGCACTGGCGAGGAAAACGCTGCTGCTGAGCGATTTCCGGCATCCCGCACTGGCCACAGTGGACCTTTCGGGGCACGATGTGCTCGGCGTCGGCACCGTCGGCAAGCACCTGTTCACCCGCTTCTCCGGCGACCTGAGCCTGCACAGCCACCTGAAGATGGACGGCGCGTGGGAGGTGTACCCGAGCGGGCGGCGCTGGCGCAAACCCGCGCACCACGCACGGGTGGTGCTCGGTGTCGACGGGGCGCAGGCGGTCGGGTTCCGGGTGCACGACCTGGAAATCCTGCCGACCGCGCAGGAGCAGCGCCTCGTCGGGCACCTCGGCCCCGATCTCCTCGATCCACAGTGGACGGACGAGCACACGGACCGCGCGGCCGCCGCGCTGGCCGCGGCACCGGATCGCGAGCTGGGCGAGGCACTCCTCGACCAGCGGGTGATGGCGGGCGTCGGCAACGTGTACAAGGTCGAGGTCTCCTTTTCCCTCGGTGTCACCCCGTGGAGCCCGGTGTCCGATGTGGACGCTCGCGCCGCCGTGCTGCTCGCACGGAAGCTCTTGGCGGCCAACGCGTGGCGGTTCGACCGCAGCACCACCGGTGAGCAGGCGCGAGGGCGGCGGCACTGGGTTTACGAGCGCACGAGGCAGGGCTGTTTCCGCTGCGGCGGCCCGGTGCGCGTCGCGTCGCAGGGCGAAGGCGTGCACCAGCGCCCGACCTGGTTCTGCCCCCGCTGTCAGCGCGGCCCCTCCCCGGGATGAGGGACATCCACCGGTTTTCCCGCTACGATGGCGGCGTGACCGCGTACAAGCTCCCGCTGTACGGGCAGGACCGCGAGCGGGGCGATCTGGCTCCCTGAAGCGCCGCGTCTCCGCGTCGTTTCCCTTTATCCACCCGAAATTCTCCGGGAGCCTTGCTGTGCCTGAAAACCTGCACGATTTCGTCGCGTCCCTGCCCAAGGCCGAGTTGCACGTCCACCTGCTCGGCGCGGCCACCGTCGACACGGTGCTCGACCTGGCCCGCCGCCACCCCTCGGCCGGGGTGCCGACCGAACGGGCCGCGTTGGCGGAGTTCTACACCTTCCGCGACTTCGACCACTTCCTCCGGGTGTACTGGGCGGTGCAGTCGATGATCACCGGCCGGAACGACGTCCACACCCTGGTCACCGGGCTCGCGCGGGACCTCGCCGCGCAGAACGTGCGGTACGCGGAAGTCACCGTGACGCCGTACAACCACCTCCTCGACGGCCTTTCCGGCGACGACCTGCTCGACGGCCTCGCCTCCGGGCGGGCGGCGGCCGCCCGGGACCACGGGGTGGACCTGGCGTGGTGCTTCGACATCCCGGGTGAGAAGGGCGTCAAGGCGGGGCGGGAAACGCTCGCGTTCGCGCTCGGCGAACGGCCGGACGGGCTGGTCTCCTTCGGCCTCGGCGGGCCGGAAACCGGTGTCGGGCGGGCGTTGTTCACCCCGATGTTCACCGCGGCGCGCGAAGCGGGCCTGCGCAGCGTGCCGCACGCGGGCGAGACCACCGGGCCGGCCACGATCTGGTCCGCGGTGCACGATCTCGGCGCGGAGCGGATCGGGCACGGCACCAGTGCCGCGGCGGATCCGCGGCTGCTCGAACACCTTGCGGAGCACCGGATCCCGCTCGAGGTGTGCCCGACGTCGAACGTGTGCACGCGCCAGGTCGACTCGATCGAAGCGCATCCCGTGCGCCGCATGCTCGACCACGGCGTCACGGTGACACTGAACACCGACGATCCCGGGATGTTCGACGCCACGCTCAACGGCGAGTACGTCGCCGTCGCCGAAGCGCTCGGGCTCACCCGCGGCGAAATCGCGCAGCTGGCCCGCAACGCGATCACCGCGTCGTTTCTGGCCGGTTCCCGCCGCGACGCGCTGCTCGCGGAGATCGATTCCGTCGCTGTGGCCTCCGGGGCGTGATCGGCAAAATCGGTTGCCGGTTCCCGCGTACGCGCCTAGCGTGGCCAGTACACGAGAAGGGAGGTGGTCCAAAGTTGAAGAACTACAGGACTCGTGAGGTGGCTGTCCGTTAACGGACTCCACGCGTAGGACTTTCCCGCAGGGACTTCTTCCGACCACCTGTCGGCTCGTCTCCTGTGTCGCGTGTCAGCCTGTTGACGAATACCAGGCAGTCACCGGACCCCCGATGCTTCCGAGACCCAGTCCTGCTCGGAACTCGAACGACTGACGGCGTTCGAGAAGAGCATCGGGGGTCTCTTCATGTATCCCGGTTTTCGCGGAAGGTCCCCCGTGCTGAAGATCGACGAACCCCTGCGCACCGAACGGCTCGTCCTGCGCCCCTTCGCCGACGGCGATCTCGATGCCCTGCACGCGATCCACTCGCGCGAGGACGTCACCCGGTACCTCTACCTCGAGCCTCGCGACCGCGTGGAATGCGCGGAGGCGCTGGAGAAGCGCGTCGCGGGCACGTCGATCACCGAGCCGGGTCAGGCGCTCGCGATCGCGGTCGTGCTCGCGGAGACCGGCGAGGTCATCGGCGACCTGTACTTCGAGTGGCTCAGCGAAGAGCACCGCAGGGCGGAAATCGGGTTCGTCTTCCATCCGGACCACTACGGCCGAGGGTATGCGACGGAGGCCGCGCGAGAACTGCTCCGGCTCGGTTTCGACTGCCTCGGTCTCCATCGCGTCATCGGACGCTGTGACGCGCGCAACATCGCGTCCGCGACCGTGCTCGGCAAGCTCGGCCTCCGTGAGGAGGCGCGTCTGCGTGAGAACGAATTCGTCAAGGGCGAGTGGGTCGACGAACTGGTTTTCGCGATCCTCGACCGGGAATGGCGGGCGCGGCAGCCCTGACGCACCGGTGCGACCTGCGCCACCGGTGCGCACGGCCGCCTCGCGGGGCGGCGGGGCGTGGGGCAGCATGGGGCCGTGCTCTTCGAGAAGATCGTCCGCCCCGCCCTGTACCGGCTCGGCAAGAACGACCCGGAAACGGTGCACGAGCGCACCGTTCGCGTGCTCGGCAGGCTCGGTACCGTGCCGCCCGCGCTGGCCGCGCTGCGGCGGTACTACGGCACGGACGATCCGGTCACGGTGTTCGGGTTGCGGTTCCCCAACCGGGTGGGGCTGGCGGCGGGGATGGACAAGGACGGGCGCGCGCTCGCCGCGTGGCCCGCGCTCGGGTTCGGGTTCGTCGAAGTCGGCACGGTGACGAAGTTGGCGCAGCCGGGGAATCCGAAACCGCGCCTGTACCACCTTCCCGACAGCCAGGCCGTGATCAATCGGATGGGGTTCAACAACTCCGGTGCCGACGCGCTCGCGGAACGCCTTGCCACGCAAGGGAAACCGCCGGTGCCGCTCGGGGTCAGCATCGGCAAGTCCAAGGCGGCCTCGCTCGAGGAGGCCGTCGGCGACTACCAGGCGTCGCTGCGCGCGCTGTACCCGCACGCGGACTACTTCGCGGTGAACGTCAGCTCTCCGAACACCGCGGGCCTGCGCGCGCTGCAAGACCGTTCGGCGCTCACCGACCTGCTCGCCGAGCTTCAGCGGACCTCGTCGTCGCTCGCTGCCGATGCCGGGCGCGAGCCGACTCCGCTGCTGGTGAAGGTGGCGCCCGATCTGTCCGACGAAGCGCTCGGCGAACTGCTGGAAGTGTGCGACGAGCACGGTGTGGCCGGGTTGATCGCCACGAACACCACGCTCGCGCGGGATGGTCTCGCCGGGACCGACGCGCATCTGGGCAAGGAGGTCGGTGGCCTGTCCGGGCGTCCGCTGGCGAACCGGGCGCGCGAGGTGGTGCGGTTCGTGCACTCCCGCACCGGGGGGAAGCTCCCGATCATCGGCGTGGGCGGCATCCTCGGCGCGCACGACGCGCGATTGATGCTCGACGCGGGCGCGAGCCTTGTGCAGCTCTACACCGGCTTCGCGCTGAACGGGCCGGGGCTGGTCCGCACCGTCGCCCGCGGCGTCGCCGCCCGCTGACCCGTCCCGTTAGGACAGTCCACTTAGGACACCAAAGAAATCCGCGACCCGAATACCCGTACGGCATCTGATAGTACAAACCCCCACCCGACCCGGGGGCGACCCACGGTCCATTCTACCCGCGTCCGGTGTTACGGCGGGCGCCGAAAGCAGGTTGTGGACAACCCGGCCCGCTGTGGACAGTGGTTTGCCCGCGGCGCGGAAATGTGCTTCGGGAAGCTACGACAATTCGCGCAGCGCGATCGCCAGGCCGGCGAGGTGGTCCGTGGCGTCGGTGAGTGCTTCCTTCGACGCCTGCATCCCGCCCGCGCTCGCTGCGACGGCCTTGCCCGCGGCCGCCACCAGGCTGCCGTACCCGTCGAGGCCGTCGGTGAGCTGTTCGGTGAGGGTGCCGATCGCCGAGTCCAGCGCACCGTGCTCGCCGGGCGGTGACGCGTCGCGCGCCCGCTCCACGGCCTGCAACCGGCCGGCCAGCCCGCGCAGGGCGTTCGCGGCTTCCTTCGCGGTCGCGCGGGCGTCTTCGACCGACACGAGCGGAACCGAGGTGGTTTCCGCCGCGGCCGGCGTCTCCAGCTGCCGGAGCAGCTCCGCCAGCGACGCCTCGCTCTCGGCCAGCCGTTCCATCGGCGCGCGAGCGGCCGAGGACTGCGGCGGCAACGGCGGCGGGCCCTTCTGCGTGATCTCCGGGATCCGGACCTTGCGCAGCTGCGCGATGCGGATCCCGGAGCGCACGATCAGCGCGCCGGACACCACCGCCACCGCGATTCCCCCGAACGCCGCCTCCAGCCCGCCGGCGTTGCCCAGCATTCCCGCCGCGGCGCCGAACGCCCACAGCGCCGCCAGGATCGTCAGCACGATCCAGAGCGTCAGCGCGCGCGATGCCCGCCGCTTCTGCCGGGCGAGCTTCGCCGCGGGATCCTTCCACTGCGCCCACTTCGACCGCGCCTCTTCCACCGCGGGCGGCAGGTTCACCCGCATCGAGGACATCGACGGCATGGACGGCATCGGGGGCATCGCCGGACGGGACCGCGCCTGCCGGGGCGGGCGCGGCTGATCCGTTCCTGACGACCGCGACGCGCTCCGGCCGCCTTCCTGCCCTTCGGGCGGGAAGTACCGCTGGAGCTTTTCCTGCGCGCGCTGGGCGTAGTCGGGCAAGCGTTCGATGTGCTTTTCGAGCTTCGCGTTGAACTCGCTGAAATCCCGCTTACCCGACCCCATCGGCTCAGGCCTGGTTCTTCTGCTGTTCGGCCTGGACCCGCGCCTGGATCTCCTGCTGGATGTTCGCGCTCGGCTTCGCCGCGGACTCGGCCGCCTTACCAGCCGAACCGTCGGTGACCTGCGCGACCGAGTCACCGCGCATCGACGCGCGGATCTGCTCCAGCCGGGAGTGGCCCGCCATCTGCGTCGTCGACTGCTGGACCTCGAGCATCCGGCCCTGCACCGAGTTCTGCGCCAGCTCCGCCGAGCCCAGCGCCGTGGTGTAGCGCTTCTCGATCTTCTCGCGGACCTCGTCGAGCGACGGGGTGTTGCCCGGCGCGGCGAGCTCGGTCATCGAGTTCAGCGAAGCCGAGACCTTTTCCTGCATCTTGGCCTGCTCCAGCTGCGAGAGCAGCTTGGTGCGCTCGGCCAGCTTCTGCTGCAGCATCGCCGAGTTGCGCTCGACGGCCTTCTTCGCCTGCTCGGCGGCCTGCAGCGACTGGTCGTGCAGGGTCTTCAGGTCCTCGATGCTCTGCTCGGCGGTGACGAGCTGCGCGGCGAAGCTCTCGGCCGCGGTCTCGAACTCGGTCGCCTTCTGCTCGTCGCCCTTCGAGCGCGCCTCGTCGGCGAGGACGAGCGCCTGGCGGGTGGAAGCCTGCAGCTTCTCGACCTCGCCCAGCTGCCGGTTCAGCTTCATCTCCAGCTGCCGCTGGTTGCCGATCACCGATGCGGCCTGCTGGGAGAGCGCCTGGTGGTTGCGCTGCGCCTCCTCGATGGCCTGCTGGATCTGCACCTTGGGGTCCGCGTTCTCATCGATCTTCGCCGAGAACGCCGCCATGAGGTACTTCCAGAACTTCACGAACGGGTTGGCCATCTCCTCCGCCTGCCTTCTTGCGTCCCACTTGGTTTGTCGACCCGTGTGTGGGGCGTCACTCGTCCACTCGGCCGACGCGGCACCGACCCTCGGTGGCGTCCGGTCCAGTCAACTTGGCAACGTCCCTACCCCGGCGTTGAGTTCCATCGTGTCAGGTTGACGTCCGCCGTTCCAGGCGACCCCACGTATTTCAGGGATCGCCCGGATCCGATTCGTCCCCCAACGTGAAAGACCCCGAGCCCGCGGCTCAGGGTCTTCACGGTCAGCTCACACGAGCCCTAAGCGGCGATCGTCGCCGCCATCTTCGGCCCGGAGATCGTGGTCCGCAGCGCCGTACCCACCATGTTGGTGGAAACCCGCAGGTCGGAGAGGTCGTTGCCGATGACCTCCGGTACCAGGCTGCCGCCTTCGAACTCCCCTGCCGACGCATCGGCGCCCTTGCGCTCGCGCGCCGCGGCCTCGCCGCGCTCCGCGTGCTCGGCGGTCTCGGGCAGCGGCGCCACCTCGACCTCGCTGAGCGCGGACACATCGGCCGCCACGTGGTGCAGCAGCTCGCCGAGCGGGAGCTCCAGCGCGTCGCAGATCGACGCCAGCAGCTCGCTGGACGCCTCCTTCTGGCCCCGCTCCACCTCGGACAGGTAACCCAGGCTCACCCTGGCGGCGCGGGAGATGTCGCGCAGCGTGCGACGCTGGTTGGTGCGGGCATGACGGAGCCGATCACCGATCGCCTCACGCAACAGCACGGTCATCACGCGCCTCCCTTCCCAGAACTAGTACCCACCACGTTACCCAGTCCGGCCCGCCGAACGCAGAAGTTGACACGGACGTACGCCAAGGGCGAACGCGCCGATCACCTCAGATGTTCCCGGAGCAGCTCCAGCGCCGCCCGCACCGAAGCGGCCCTGACCTGCGCCCTGTCCCCTTCGAACCAGTGCGTCCGCACCGTCCTGACCTCGGGGCCCGCGAGTCCGATGTGCACCGTTCCCGGACCGATGCCGTCCTGCTCCGCGGGACCGGCGACGCCGGTGAGCCCGATCCCCCAGTCCGCGCCGCACCGCCCCCGACCGCCCTCGGCCAGCTGCGCGGCCACCTCGGGGTGCACCGCGCCGTGCCGCGCCAGCAGATCGGGGTCGACGTCGGCCAGCGCGGCCTTCAGATCGGTCGCGTAGACCACAAGGCCGCCGCGCACGACCGCGCTGGCGCCCGACACCTCGGTGAGCGTCGCGCACACCAGGCCCGCGGTGAGTGATTCGGCCGTCGCGACCGTCTGCCGCCGCGACACCAGCTCGGCGAGCACGCCCTTCGCCAGCGGTTTCAGCTCGGCGGCCAGGGAATCGTGGCGCTCAGCCACCGGAGACCGCCCGCTCCCCCGCCGCGCGCAGCCGGACCGCGCGCACCACGTAGTCGACGCCGGTGACGACGGTGAGCAGCAGCGCGGCACCCATCAGCACCCAGCGCACCACGTCCAGCGACGCGGGCAGCGGCAGCAGGTAGGCCACGATCGCGGCGATCTGGGTCATCGTCTTCGCCTTGCCGCCCCGGCTCGCCGGGATGACCCCGTGGCGGATCACCCAGAACCGCAGCAGCGTCACCCCGATCTCGCGCACCGCGATCACCGCGGTCACCCACCAGCCCAGCTCGCCCAGCACCGACAGGCCGATCAGCGCGGCCCCGATCAGCGCCTTGTCCGCGATCGGGTCGGCGATCTTGCCGAAATCGGTGATCAGCCCGTACTTGCGCGCGACCCAGCCGTCCACCTGGTCGGTCAGCGACGCCAGCGCGAACAGCGCGGTCGCGATCGCCCGCCACGACGTGTCGGTGCCGTCGCCGGCGAACAGCGCGCCGACGAACAGCGGCACCAGCGCCAGCCGGGACATGGTCAGGAAGTTCGCGAGGTTGAGCGTCGGCACGGGCGTCGGCGGCGGCGTGTGCGCCTCACGGCCCGCCCCCTCACCCGCCTCCGCCGGCCCCGGTGCGGCGGCACTCACCGTCCGGCGTCCTCACCCGGCGCGACCGGGCGCACGATCAGGTCCACCCCGGCCGAGTCCACCACCTCGCACCGCACCAGCTGCCCCTTGCCGACCTCGGCCGCGTCGAGCAGCACGCATTCGCCGTCGACCTCGGGCGCCTGGTGCGCGGCACGGCCAGCCGGGTCGTCCCCGGTCTCCGCCGCGGTCCGCTCCACGAGCACGTCGACGATCTCGCCGATCCGCTCCTCGGCGCGCTGCGAGGTCAGTTCCTCGACCAGGGCCGAGATCCGCGCGACGCGGGCGGCCACGACGTCCTCGGGCACCTTGTCGTCGAAGGTTTCGGCCTCGGTGCCGTCCTCGTCGGAGTAGCCGAACACGCCGACGGCGTCGAGCCGCGCCTCGGTGAGGAAGCGCGCCAGCTCGTCGACATCGGACTCCGTCTCGCCGGGGAAGCCCACGATGACGTTCGTCCGGATCCCCGCCTCCGGCGTGTACCCGCGGATCTGCTCGATCAGCGCGAGGAAGGACTCGGTGGAGCCGAAGCGGCGCATCCGCCGCAGCACGCGCTCGCTCGAGTGCTGGAACGACAGGTCGAAGTAGGCCGCCGCGCCAGGCGTGGTCGCGATGACCTTCACCAGCCCCGGCCTGGTCTCGGCCGGCTGCAGGTAGGAGACGCGGACGCGCTCGATCCCCTCGACCTCGGCGAGCATCGGCACCAGCAGCTCGAGCGCCCGCGTGCCGCCGTGCTCGCGCCCGAAGTCCTTGCCGTAGGACGTCGAGTTCTCGCTGACCAGGAACAGTTCCTTGACTCCGTGCTCGGCGAGCCACCGCGCCTCGGCGACGATCTCGGCGGGCTGCCGCGACACGAACGAGCCGCGGAACGACGGGATCGCGCAGAACGCGCACCGCCGGTCGCAGCCGGAGGCGATCTTCAACGCGGCCACGGGCGCGTCGTCGAGCCTGGTGCGCAGCACCCGCGGGCCCCAGCCCTGCTGGGCGTGCCCTGGCACGGTGACCTCGTCGGCCGCGGCGGGGCGCTGGACGGGGCTGATCGGCAGCAGGGTGCGGCGGTCGGCCGGCACGTGCGAGGCGATCCGGTGCCCCGAGACGATGTCGCCGAGCCGCTCGGCCAGCTCCGGGTAGTGGTCGAAGCCCAGCACGGCGTCCGCTTCGGGCAGGCTCTCGGCCAGCTCGGCGCCGTAGCGCTCGGCCATGCAGCCCACCGCGACGACCTTCGCGCCGGTGTCGGCCGCGGCCAGCAGCGTGTCCACGGAGTCCTTCTTCGCCGACTCGACGAACCCGCACGTGTTGACCACGATCACGTCCGAGGACTCCGGCTCCTCGGCCAGCTCCCAGCCGCCAGCGGCCAGCCGTCCCGCCAGCTCCTCCGAGTCGACCTCGTTGCGGGCGCAGCCCAGCGTCAGCAAGGAGACCCGGCGGCCGTCGGCGCCGCTCGCGGAGTCGAGTTCGGGATCAGTGGTGGGAGAAGGCACGCCGTTCAGGGTAGCTGTCGGGTACGCCGCGCCCCGCCCCGTGCCCCCACGGAGGCGGCCAGGCTAACGTCGGGGAGTGCCCACTGATCAGGACAGCGCGCTCGTCGTACGCCGAGCCAGGATCGCCGACGTGCGCAAGATCAAGGCCCTTGTCGACTCCGACGCCGGCCGCGTGCTGCTGGAGAAGGAACTGGTCACCCTGTACGAGAACGTGCAGGAGTTCTGGGTCGCCGAACAGGCAGGCGAAGTGCTCGGCTGCGGCGCGCTGCACGTGCTGTGGGAAGACATCGCCGAGGTCAGGACGATCGCGGTGGCCAAGCAGGCGCGCGGGCAGGGCATCGGCTACGCACTCGTCGGGCAGCTCCTCGACCTCGCCGCGGAACTGGGCCTGCGCCGCGTGTTCGTGCTGACCTTCGAGACGAGCTTCTTCGCCCGCCACGGGTTCACCGAGATCGACGGCACGCCGGTGACCCAGGAGGTCTACGACGAGATGCGGCGTTCGGTCGACCCCGGTGTCGCCGAGTTCCTCGACCTGCCGTTCGTCAAGCCGAACACCCTCGGCAACGCCCGCATGCTGCTGGAGCTCGACCAGCGCCCCTGATCACTTCTCGCCGAGGATCGCGTCCCGGAACTTCTTCGCCCTCGCCTGCGTCGCGGAGCGGCAGACCGGGTCGGTCCAGTCCCTGCCCTTCATCTCCGGGTCGTCGATCCCGTTCTCCCGCACTTCGAGCCGCACGTTGCCGTCGAGGACGTTGAGCTCGCAGTCCGGTTTCTGGTTCGGGATGTCGAGCACCGGTTTCTGCCACGCGGCGCGATCCCCGATCCCGAGGTCCTTCGCCTCTTCGTTGCCGTTGCGGATGCCCGCCTCGAAGTAGCCGGTCGCCTCCTCGGTGCCGGCGGGGTAGCCGCGCGGATCGGTGCTGTACATCGTCGCGTCGACGCTGATCACCTTCGCCCTGGAGGCACCGGGCGTCTCCTGCCGGAAGCTGCACGACATCAGGTACTCCGGATAGGTGCTGCCCTCCTTCGGCGCGCTCCTCGCCGTCCTCGGATCGAGGGCGGGCAGGTCGGGCAGCTTGCTCGCGACCTCCTGGCACGTCGGCAGCTTCGTGTACTTGTCCGGCGCCGCGGTCGGCTTGGGCGGTGCGGGCGGCGGCCCCGAGGGCTGCGCCTGCGACGGCTCGTCATCGTCACCGGTGAACACCACGATCGCGACGACCGCGAGCACCAGCACGACCACGCCGGCGGCGATCCCGGCGATGAGCCCCGTCTTCGGCTTCTTCGGTGGCGGGTAGCCCTGGCCCTGCTGGGGATAGCCGTACGGCGGCTGCCCGAAGTTCTGCTGGGGGTTTTGGTGGGGGTACCCCTGCTGGGGACGGCCGCCCTGCTGGTAGGGCCCGCCCTGGTAGGGCTGCTGCGGTGATCCCGGATGCACGACGAGGACCGTACCGCCACCGCCATCGGGGTGACCGCAGATCCAGCACATCGTGTCGTGACTCTTCTAGTAATTACTCGAAGAGTCTTGACTAGACGATTCGTGGCCGCGCATGCTGGTGCCGTGCCCACCTCGCCAGCGACGCCCGCCACCCAGCTCACCGTCGAGCAGCTCGCGGTCGCCGTCGACCTCCCCACCAGCACGATCCGCATGTACCAGACCAAGGGCCTGCTGCACGCGCCTCGGCGGCAGGGGCGCACCGCCCGGTACGACCGGTCGCACCTCGACCGGCTGCGGCTCGTGCAGCGCCTGCAGACGCGCGGGTTCTCGCTGCCCGCGATCGCGGAACTGATCGAGGCGCGCGAGCGCGGCGCGAACGTCGCCACCGTGCTGGGCCTCACCGGCTCCGCGGGCCCCGACGACTGGGTCCCGCTGCGGCTGCGCGACCTCCGCAAGCTCATCCCCGCCCGCGACCTCCGGCCGCGGCTGCTCCGGCGGGCGGGCGAGCTCGGCATGCTGCGCTGGCGGCGCGGGCGCCCGCACACGCGGCGCTGGGCGCTGGAAAGCGGGATCAGAGTGGTCAACCTGACCGTGCCGCCCGACGAGGTGCTCGATCAGCTCGAACGGCTGCGCGCGGTGACCGACGGGATCGCGGCCGACTTCGTCGGTGTGTTCGAACGGCGGCTTTGGCCCCAGCTCGCCGCCGACGCGGCCGCCGAGGACCAGCTCAACCAGGTGCGGGCGCTCCTGCTGGAACTGACCGAAACCGCCGAGACCGTCGTTCTCGGTGCCTTGCGCGAAGCGATCAGGGAAGCCGCCGAATCCTTCGCGGAACGCCACGCGCTCCTGCCCGCGGACGGGGCCGAACCGCCGTGGGCGAGCGATCCCGTCCCGGTGCTGTCACCGGAGGGCCCCGACGGCGTCACCGTGCCGGAAGACCAGGTGCTGGAACGGTTCCTGGCCGGACAAGACGAAGAGGACGCCGAAGAGTCCGAAAAGGACGGAAGATGACCACCTTCGTCACCGACCCAGCCTGGCGCGCCCAGCCCCGCGACGAAGGTGTCGTCGTGTACGCGGGCGCGGACCAGACCTACCTGATCCCCGATCTCACCCGGCACCAGGTCGACGGTGTCACGCGCTTGTTCGAGCAGGACGCCATCGACCCCGCCGAGATCGCCGAGGACGTGCGCCCGCTGCTGCCGAGGCTGCGCTCGCTCGGCGCGCTGCGCCCGGCGGTGCTGCCGTCCCGCGAGACGCCGCGGCGGCTGCGCGTCGGAGTGCGCGCGACCGGTCCCCTGCCGACCGCGTTGACCGTGGCGCTGTACGAGGCGTTCCCGCCGGTGGCCTCGCCCGAGCTCGACCTCGTCGTGCGCACCGCCGGCACGCTGCGCGACCTCGCGTCGCTCGCGGCGGAGCTGACCCGGCCCCATCTGCTGCTCGATCTCGCTTACCACCACACGATTTCACTGGGCC is part of the Amycolatopsis sp. CA-230715 genome and encodes:
- a CDS encoding DNA-formamidopyrimidine glycosylase family protein codes for the protein MPEGDTVFLTGKRLDKALARKTLLLSDFRHPALATVDLSGHDVLGVGTVGKHLFTRFSGDLSLHSHLKMDGAWEVYPSGRRWRKPAHHARVVLGVDGAQAVGFRVHDLEILPTAQEQRLVGHLGPDLLDPQWTDEHTDRAAAALAAAPDRELGEALLDQRVMAGVGNVYKVEVSFSLGVTPWSPVSDVDARAAVLLARKLLAANAWRFDRSTTGEQARGRRHWVYERTRQGCFRCGGPVRVASQGEGVHQRPTWFCPRCQRGPSPG
- a CDS encoding quinone-dependent dihydroorotate dehydrogenase, whose product is MLFEKIVRPALYRLGKNDPETVHERTVRVLGRLGTVPPALAALRRYYGTDDPVTVFGLRFPNRVGLAAGMDKDGRALAAWPALGFGFVEVGTVTKLAQPGNPKPRLYHLPDSQAVINRMGFNNSGADALAERLATQGKPPVPLGVSIGKSKAASLEEAVGDYQASLRALYPHADYFAVNVSSPNTAGLRALQDRSALTDLLAELQRTSSSLAADAGREPTPLLVKVAPDLSDEALGELLEVCDEHGVAGLIATNTTLARDGLAGTDAHLGKEVGGLSGRPLANRAREVVRFVHSRTGGKLPIIGVGGILGAHDARLMLDAGASLVQLYTGFALNGPGLVRTVARGVAAR
- the pgsA gene encoding CDP-diacylglycerol--glycerol-3-phosphate 3-phosphatidyltransferase, coding for MSAAAPGPAEAGEGAGREAHTPPPTPVPTLNLANFLTMSRLALVPLFVGALFAGDGTDTSWRAIATALFALASLTDQVDGWVARKYGLITDFGKIADPIADKALIGAALIGLSVLGELGWWVTAVIAVREIGVTLLRFWVIRHGVIPASRGGKAKTMTQIAAIVAYLLPLPASLDVVRWVLMGAALLLTVVTGVDYVVRAVRLRAAGERAVSGG
- a CDS encoding helix-turn-helix domain-containing protein yields the protein MTVLLREAIGDRLRHARTNQRRTLRDISRAARVSLGYLSEVERGQKEASSELLASICDALELPLGELLHHVAADVSALSEVEVAPLPETAEHAERGEAAARERKGADASAGEFEGGSLVPEVIGNDLSDLRVSTNMVGTALRTTISGPKMAATIAA
- the add gene encoding adenosine deaminase; translated protein: MPENLHDFVASLPKAELHVHLLGAATVDTVLDLARRHPSAGVPTERAALAEFYTFRDFDHFLRVYWAVQSMITGRNDVHTLVTGLARDLAAQNVRYAEVTVTPYNHLLDGLSGDDLLDGLASGRAAAARDHGVDLAWCFDIPGEKGVKAGRETLAFALGERPDGLVSFGLGGPETGVGRALFTPMFTAAREAGLRSVPHAGETTGPATIWSAVHDLGAERIGHGTSAAADPRLLEHLAEHRIPLEVCPTSNVCTRQVDSIEAHPVRRMLDHGVTVTLNTDDPGMFDATLNGEYVAVAEALGLTRGEIAQLARNAITASFLAGSRRDALLAEIDSVAVASGA
- a CDS encoding PspA/IM30 family protein — encoded protein: MANPFVKFWKYLMAAFSAKIDENADPKVQIQQAIEEAQRNHQALSQQAASVIGNQRQLEMKLNRQLGEVEKLQASTRQALVLADEARSKGDEQKATEFETAAESFAAQLVTAEQSIEDLKTLHDQSLQAAEQAKKAVERNSAMLQQKLAERTKLLSQLEQAKMQEKVSASLNSMTELAAPGNTPSLDEVREKIEKRYTTALGSAELAQNSVQGRMLEVQQSTTQMAGHSRLEQIRASMRGDSVAQVTDGSAGKAAESAAKPSANIQQEIQARVQAEQQKNQA
- the pspM gene encoding phage shock envelope stress response protein PspM; this translates as MGSGKRDFSEFNAKLEKHIERLPDYAQRAQEKLQRYFPPEGQEGGRSASRSSGTDQPRPPRQARSRPAMPPMPSMPSMSSMRVNLPPAVEEARSKWAQWKDPAAKLARQKRRASRALTLWIVLTILAALWAFGAAAGMLGNAGGLEAAFGGIAVAVVSGALIVRSGIRIAQLRKVRIPEITQKGPPPLPPQSSAARAPMERLAESEASLAELLRQLETPAAAETTSVPLVSVEDARATAKEAANALRGLAGRLQAVERARDASPPGEHGALDSAIGTLTEQLTDGLDGYGSLVAAAGKAVAASAGGMQASKEALTDATDHLAGLAIALRELS
- a CDS encoding GNAT family N-acetyltransferase is translated as MLKIDEPLRTERLVLRPFADGDLDALHAIHSREDVTRYLYLEPRDRVECAEALEKRVAGTSITEPGQALAIAVVLAETGEVIGDLYFEWLSEEHRRAEIGFVFHPDHYGRGYATEAARELLRLGFDCLGLHRVIGRCDARNIASATVLGKLGLREEARLRENEFVKGEWVDELVFAILDREWRARQP
- a CDS encoding CinA family protein — protein: MAKGVLAELVSRRQTVATAESLTAGLVCATLTEVSGASAVVRGGLVVYATDLKAALADVDPDLLARHGAVHPEVAAQLAEGGRGRCGADWGIGLTGVAGPAEQDGIGPGTVHIGLAGPEVRTVRTHWFEGDRAQVRAASVRAALELLREHLR